The Pyrus communis chromosome 9, drPyrComm1.1, whole genome shotgun sequence genome has a segment encoding these proteins:
- the LOC137744843 gene encoding protein AUXIN RESPONSE 4-like, whose amino-acid sequence MVTITEEDEDQHRRDPKPKPKPKRSSPQEIKPTPPPKRTSPPPKPPQNSQNPFAFWFYFTLTVSLVTVVFISLSSLSPQDPKSWFLSLPAALRQHYSKGRTIKVQTHPNQNPVEVFCTEKGSVGSENAVIVHGLGLSSYSFRKVVKFLGSKGVRAVAFDLPGNGFSDKSVVEVGEGETGILGRFWNIYGEIQEKGLFWAFDRIIETGQMPYEEIEARVSKQKVVKPIEMGPEEIGKVLGQVIETTGLAPVHLVLHDSALGMVANWVLENVGSVRSVTLVDTSPRSTGALPLWVLGVPMIREFVLRFSHAYAWLVKMSCSRGIDVSDIDAHRLLLKGRDGTRAIVGMGKKLNHSFDIAEWGGSDGLKGVPMQVLWSSSWSKEWSEEGNRVASALPQATFVTHSGGRWPQEDAADEVAENISYFVSSLPATVRKVEEEPIPEHIQKMLDEAKISDHHHHDHGDGHDHHHSHGASYPDAYGLGHGHGLAS is encoded by the exons ATGGTGACCATCACAGAGGAAGACGAAGACCAACACCGCCGCGACccgaaaccgaaaccgaaaccgaaacggTCGTCACCACAAGAGATCAAGCCAACTCCACCACCAAAACGCACTTCGCCGCCGCCAAAACCACCGCAAAACTCTCAAAATCCATTCGCTTTCTGGTTCTACTTcactctcactgtctctctcgTCACCGTCGTCttcatttctctctcctctctttcccCGCAAGACCCGAAGTCTTGGTTTTTGAGCCTGCCAGCCGCTCTCCGCCAGCACTACTCCAAGGGTCGCACCATAAAGGTACAAACTCACCCGAATCAGAACCCGGTTGAAGTTTTTTGTACTGAGAAAGGTTCTGTGGGATCGGAAAATGCTGTTATTGTTCATGGGCTGGGACTCAGCTCCTACTCTTTTCGAAAAGTTGTTAAATTTTTAGGGTCCAAAGGGGTTCGTGCGGTTGCGTTTGATTTGCCCGGAAACGGGTTTTCGGACAAATCGGTGGTGGAGGTTGGAGAGGGGGAAACTGGGATTTTAGGGAGGTTTTGGAATATATATGGTGAAATTCAGGAAAAGGGTTTGTTTTGGGCATTTGATCGGATAATCGAAACAGGGCAGATGCCGTATGAGGAAATCGAAGCTCGGGTTTCGAAACAGAAGGTTGTGAAGCCGATTGAAATGGGTCCTGAGGAGATTGGTAAGGTGCTGGGGCAAGTAATTGAGACGACAGGTTTAGCTCCTGTGCATTTGGTGTTGCATGATTCAGCTTTGGGGATGGTTGCCAATTGGGTTTTGGAAAATGTGGGATCGGTGAGGAGTGTAACGCTCGTTGATACCTCACCCAGATCGACGGGTGCTTTGCCTTTGTGGGTTTTGGGAGTGCCAATGATTAGGGAGTTTGTGCTGAGGTTTTCACATGCTTATGCTTGGTTGGTTAAAATGAGTTGCTCAAGGGGGATTGATGTTTCGGATATCGATGCACATAGACTTCTGTTGAAGGGTAGGGATGGGACTAGGGCCATTGTTGGGATGGGAAAGAAGTTGAATCATAGCTTTGATATAGCAGAATGGGGGGGTTCGGATGGATTGAAAGGTGTGCCAATGCAGGTGCTTTGGTCTAGCAGTTGGTCCAAGGAATGGAGTGAAGAGGGAAACCGTGTTGCAAGTGCACTTCCACAGGCAACTTTTGTCACCCATTCCGGCGGGCGGTGGCCTCAG GAGGACGCAGCTGATGAGGTAGCTGAAAATATTTCTTATTTTGTGTCCTCATTGCCTGCAACTGTCAGAAAGGTTGAAGAAGAGCCGATCCCCGAGCATATTCAGAAAATGCTCGATGAAGCAAAAATCAGCGACCATCATCACCATGACCATGGTGACGGGCATGACCACCATCATAGTCATGGAGCTAGTTATCCTGATGCGTACGGTCTTGGCCATGGTCATGGATTGGCAAGTTGA
- the LOC137745625 gene encoding F-box protein At1g55000-like — translation MGCCGDEENDDDILNPLYADATDTTAPSVGESSNSTTTISPMNSHFSALTCRDTLRLIFEKLPIPDLARSSCVCRVRSSVASDQEIVAKAFKAPWNLKEVIGKPASLSFWRDNSIGKFAISHRIVRGDSVASLAVKYSVQVMDIKRLNNMMSEHGIYSRERLLIPVSNAEILSEATCYVEVDNYAKREVAVLYLEGGPGPKTINSGSISSCSVLQSKKRVIESLRRSLRVDDATASYYLSIANGDPRAAISQFSQDLRWETSTHLGFA, via the exons ATGGGTTGCTGCGGGGACGAAGAAAACGACGACGACATCCTCAACCCTCTTTACGCCGACGCCACCGACACCACCGCCCCAAGCGTCGGCGAATCCTCCAACTCTACCACCACCATATCCCCTATGAACTCTCACTTCTCGGCCTTGACTTGCCGCGACACCCTCCGCCTCATCTTCGAGAAGCTCCCGATTCCCGACCTCGCTCGCTCCAGCTGCGTCTGCCGAGTCCGGAGCTCCGTCGCCTCCGATCAGGAGATCGTCGCCAAAGCCTTCAAAGCTCCTTGGAATCTGAAGGAGGTGATCGGGAAGCCGGCGTCGTTAAGCTTCTGGAGGGACAATTCGATCGGAAAATTCGCCATCTCTCACCGGATTGTCCGCGGGGACAGCGTCGCCAGCCTCGCCGTCAAGTATTCCGTTCAG GTGATGGACATCAAACGATTGAACAACATGATGAGCGAGCACGGAATATACTCGCGGGAGAGATTGCTGATTCCGGTAAGCAATGCGGAGATCCTTTCGGAAGCTACGTGCTATGTTGAAGTGGACAATTATGCTAAGAGAGAGGTGGCTGTGTTGTATTTGGAGGGCGGCCCCGGCCCGAAAACCATAAACAGCGGCAGCATCTCTTCATGCTCTGTTTTGCAGAGCAAGAAAAGAGTGATTGAATCACTGAGGAGAAGCCTGCGAGTGGATGATGCAACTGCAAGCTACTACTTGTCCATTGCCAATGGCGATCCAAGAGCTGCAATCTCTCAGTTCTCCCAAGACCTTAGGTGGGAGACCAGCACCCACCTCGGCTTTGCTTAG
- the LOC137745624 gene encoding vacuole membrane protein KMS1-like codes for MGPTDAASSNSTDSSVSGLRLKHHQELENLTLTTQPLKTLKYFNLAIGQYVRRFMARGGWFLLLIMLAGGIGVITATVGGPQQEHIQELIRYLQFGLWWLALGVASSIGLGSGLHTFVLYLGPHVALFTMKAVHCGRVDIKSAPYDTIQWRSGPSWLDRECSEYGTPLLLSQHGSRVPLSSILPQVQLEAILWGVGTALGELPPYFISRAASISGQKLEVMKELDSSSTEDSGMVASRLNLMKSWLLSHTQYLNFLTILVLASVPNPLFDLAGILCGQFGIRFWTFFLATLIGKAFIKTHIQTVFIISVCNNQLLDLVENKLIWLFSFFPGFGLFVPDLITKLRTMKDKYTHASPPVASNSEEKKWDLSFSSIWNTVVWLMLMNFFIKIVTASAQSVLKEEHEKELTALSNNLHTSKQKSGACCSQASD; via the exons ATGGGTCCCACCGACGCAGCCTCGTCGAATTCCACGGATTCCTCCGTCTCCG GACTCCGGTTGAAGCATCACCAGGAACTAGAAAATTTAACACTTACAACACAGCCGTTAAAGACATTAAAGTATTTCAATTTGGCTATTGGCCAATATGTTCGGCGTTTTATGGCGAGAGGTGGTTGGTTTCTGCTTCTAATTATGTTAGCAGGAGGTATAGGAGTGATCACTGCGACAGTTGGTGGACCTCAACAAGAG CATATCCAGGAGCTTATTCGTTATCTGCAATTTGGACTCTGGTGGCTGGCTCTTGGTGTAGCATCATCTATTGGTCTTG GATCTGGTTTGCACACGTTTGTGCTGTATTTGGGGCCTCATGTAGCTCTGTTTACCATGAAAGCCGTGCACTGTGGCAGAGTTGACATAAAAAGTGCTCCATATGACACCATTCAGTGGAGAAGTGGTCCTTCATGGCTGGATAGAGAATGCTCTGAATATGGGACACCCCTGTTGTTATCACAGCACGGTTCAAGGGTTCCGCTTAGCAGTATATTGCCTCAGGTTCAGTTAGAGGCTATTCTATGGGGAGTTGGAACTGCACTGGGGGAGCTTCCTCCTTATTTCATATCAAGAGCTG CTAGTATATCTGGTCAAAAATTGGAAGTCATGAAAGAATTGGATTCTTCATCAACTGAAGACAGTGGAATGGTAGCTAGTCGCCTCAACCTGATGAAATCATGGCTTCTTTCACATACACAATATCTGAACTTTTTAACTATATTAGTTCTTGCTTCg GTGCCCAACCCTCTATTTGACCTTGCTGGTATATTGTGTGGACAATTTGGCATTCGATTTTGGACGTTCTTTCTAGCAACATTGATTGGAAAGGCATTTATTAAGACTCACATACAG ACAGTTTTCATCATCTCAGTTTGCAACAATCAGCTTCTCGACTTGGtagaaaataaattgatttgGTTGTTCAGCTTTTTCCCTGGATTTGGTTTGTTTGTGCCCGACCTCATCACCAAATTACGTACAATGAAAGACAAGTATACACACGCCTCACCTCCAGTCGCCTCTAACAGCGAG GAGAAGAAGTGGGACTTATCATTTAGTTCGATTTGGAACACTGTTGTGTGGCTCATGCTCATGAACTTTTTCATCAAGATTGTGACGGCAAGCGCACAAAGCGTTCTCAAGGAAGAACATGAAAAGGAGCTGACTGCGTTGTCGAACAATCTGCATACATCCAAACAAAAAAGTGGTGCTTGTTGCAGCCAAGCCTCTGATTGA